In Marispirochaeta sp., the genomic window ATTTATCGAGTACATATAAAAAGAAATTAATGGATAAATTAAATGAAAAGCATTCTCATTGATGCAGGACCAATTATTGCACTATTTAATAAGAATGATCGTTATCACGAAAAGATATTGAATTATATTAAGAATTATAATGGGAAACTGTATTCTTCGTGGGCAGTATTAACAGAAGTTTCCCATATGCTTGGATTCAGTATATCAGCGCAACTTGACTTTTTAAAATGGATTCGAACCGGTGCTATTGAAGTAATTAACTTGGACTATGTTGATATTGATCGAATAATTGAACTATCAGAAAAGTATTCCGATGTTCCAATGGACCTTGCCGATGCGACACTGGTTGTTATCGCAGAAAAATATGAAATAAAAGAAATCCTCACCATTGACAATGATTATTATATCTATCGGACAATAGAGAAAGAAATGCTGGAAAATGTATTGGATAGAAACCTATAAACCAGGTGATATGTACAAGAGGAAATTATGGATAAAAACGTAGCGGTTTTGTGGGATATAGAGAATGTAGCACCTCTCTCTGGCCAAAGTAATATACTCGTAGATGGGCTTTTAAGTTACTCTGAAACGATAGGGAATAAATCCTATATGATTGCAGTTGGTGATTGGATTAATTGCCCTAAAACCCTTCCGGAGATACTGTCAGAGAAAGGATTTGAGTTAATCTATATACCAGAAATGATGAAAAAGGAAAGCGTACAAAGAATAGTTATGTTTCTGTTTTTTCTTGGCGATATCATGTACTTTAAATGGAAATGGATTGGATATAAATGACTAAGTGTAAAACAGGAGTATATTTATAAGATTGGAATTATAGTACTTTTAAGTATGAAAAGTGATACGGAAATATTTAGAAATAGATGTGACATAAAAATAATATTCGCCATCCATGGTCCAAGCTCATTTTTAGAACTTGTGGCCTTGTAGAACAATCGTTTCAACCTCGTTCCCAGGAATGATATGGTGTGGCAAAGTAACATGTTATCGGATAGCGTTCTTCGATTTTTTTGTATCCATGGAATTCCACTCCATTATCAAAGATTATCGTTTTGAACTTTCTGTGATGCTTTCTAATCGCACGAATAGCAGCAGCCGTAACTTCTTTAACTGTACGGCATTTAAGCTTTTTTATAATAACAAAGCCCGATTTTCGTTCAACCAAAGTTAGGATGCAATGATATCTATCAGTACCGACAACAGTATCACCCTCCTAATGCCCAAGTTCTTCTCGAGTCTCAATGCATGATGGACGACTCTGAAATATGGCGTTTACCCGGCAATATTCCCCTGGAATCACGCGAACCATACCGTTTTCGAACACGTTTAGTAAGAATGCGGAGATGCGTGTAGAGATTACCTCCATGTCTCTTATCCCAGAGTAGATACTGATAAATTGTTTCATGGCTCATGGAGAAAGGATGAGTGGTCTTGAGATGGTCAACAATTTGTTCAGGACTCCAATCACGTTTCAGGTGGGTAAAAACCACTTTCCATTGTTCCTCAGAAAAGTGGGATCCTCTCCGTTCGCGTTTTCTGCGGGCAGTAGCGTATCGATGGGCCACTTCTGCTCTATACCCATCATCGCGGTGAGACCTATTTCGTTGCAGCTCTCTGCTGACAGTACTCTTTGAACGTTTCAAATACCGGGCGATTTCAGAGAGGTTTTTCTTTCTTTTCAAAAGGAATGTAATGGTGTATCGTTCTTCTTGAGAGAGTTGATGATATCTATTCATGGTACAGTCCTTTATCTTGGCGGATCAGGAACTGTATCAGTAGCTCAACTCTCTCATTATTTGTGAATATCGTTGCACTTACTTCTTGAATCCGCGTAATCTTTTGGCACGGAAAAGCAGACTTCCGTCGAAATCGAGGAATTGGTGGCGTCGACTATTCCACCTCGGCTATTCCGTCAGGTGGCGCCTTTTGCATATAGATGTAAGGAGCTCTTGCATTCGAGCCAAGTCCCATCGAAAAATATCAACCGGCAACGCCTTGCCTGCCGGATACTGGACAACCTTTCGAAAAAGAGTCCCGCCTATATGCCGGTAAAACCGGTTGGACGGCACGTCATGCCAATTGTAGACAACGACCTCCTCGTATCCTAACTCATGGAACGGTTCAAGAGCGGTTTTTATGAGCAGGGTACCTATGCCCTTTCTCCTGAACTCAGACTCGACGAACAGACTGTTTACCTCGACGCCGTTTGTAGAATCCTCGATTTCTGCCGTGCCAGCCCCGATGAAACCGACAAGTCTCTCTTCAAAAAAGGCTCCGAAGAGTAATCTGAAGTCGTTGCCCGGGTTTAGAAACCAGTCAGCGAAGACCCCTATTTCCTTTGACGTGGAAAAAGCTTCCAAGGGTACTATATCCTTGTAGTCTGATTTCCAGCACGCTTCCTTGATTGCAATCGCTGCCTGGAAGTCGCACTTCGAGAGCTGCCGGATGTGAATCATGGACAGCTCAAAACGGAGAGAGACCAAAGGGAGACGGCTCTTCATAATAGCGCAAGAGACGTACCCGTCGGCGCCGCGCCACTGTATCCGGACCTGTGGAACCACTATTCATGCTCTATGAGGAGAAAGTTCATTATCGGCATGATTTTCCCGAAAAGCTCGCCGTTCCGTAATGTCAGAAAACGTTGTTCCATCTCGGCCGCCGTAACGAGCTCCACGACA contains:
- a CDS encoding PIN domain-containing protein; this encodes MKSILIDAGPIIALFNKNDRYHEKILNYIKNYNGKLYSSWAVLTEVSHMLGFSISAQLDFLKWIRTGAIEVINLDYVDIDRIIELSEKYSDVPMDLADATLVVIAEKYEIKEILTIDNDYYIYRTIEKEMLENVLDRNL
- a CDS encoding GNAT family N-acetyltransferase codes for the protein MIHIRQLSKCDFQAAIAIKEACWKSDYKDIVPLEAFSTSKEIGVFADWFLNPGNDFRLLFGAFFEERLVGFIGAGTAEIEDSTNGVEVNSLFVESEFRRKGIGTLLIKTALEPFHELGYEEVVVYNWHDVPSNRFYRHIGGTLFRKVVQYPAGKALPVDIFRWDLARMQELLTSICKRRHLTE
- a CDS encoding IS30 family transposase translates to MNRYHQLSQEERYTITFLLKRKKNLSEIARYLKRSKSTVSRELQRNRSHRDDGYRAEVAHRYATARRKRERRGSHFSEEQWKVVFTHLKRDWSPEQIVDHLKTTHPFSMSHETIYQYLLWDKRHGGNLYTHLRILTKRVRKRYGSRDSRGILPGKRHISESSIMH